In the Ricinus communis isolate WT05 ecotype wild-type chromosome 3, ASM1957865v1, whole genome shotgun sequence genome, AAAGggaacaaaaatttaaaacgaTGAAGTGAATCGATGCTCATGCGGCTACTATAAAGCAAGAAAAGACTGACAGAGTTAGtcaccttttcttctttccttttttttttttaaaaaaaaaaaatttggaatTTAATGTTCTCATCTTTTCAACATTACATgtggtttatttttaagaaCGCCAAAAGTTACTTATGGTTGTTTAACATAACAAAAATTAAGGTGATCTAAATGATGGGTTTTTATAGGGCTACCTTGATGATCAATTCATGCAACTTGAGGATTTGCAAGATGATGCAAACCCTAATTTTGTTGAAGAAATTGTGACGTCCTTTTATGGTGATTCAGCTAGACTAATTCAGAACATAGAACAGGCACTGTAAGTAATGTCTTTTGCAGCGATCATTATATGCAAATGTGATACTGGCTGAGACAGTAccatatgaataaaaataacttttgttgtaactattttcttttacctgCATTGGTCAATTTGCAGAGTCAACAGGCCTGTTGATTTTGGTAAGCTAGATGATTACATGCACCAGTTCAAAGGCAGCAGCTCAAGGTAATCTGCAGtttaaacaaattttatatatgctCCATTATCTATCAAAACCAGGGTTCAGTCAAGAAAAAATATGCCATCTGCCACACatcaattttaactttatttagCCATATACtgtaatttgttttcttactaaaaaaaaaatgttccTTTTTCTCTGACAGCATTGGAGCTAAAAAGGTGAAGATGGAATGCACGCAGTTTAGGGAATACTGTTGCGCTGGAAATATTGAAGGGTAATCAACCTTTTACACATTTaacaatattttgaaaattcttaGGAAGGGAACTGTTAGGACCCTGGACTTGATCACTGGACATCACTAcccattaattattatttaggttgattaattttgatagaggcaaattaattaataatggtTGATTTTGCAGATGCATTAGGACTTTCAAACAACTGAAGCAAGAACATGCTACTTTGAGGAGGAAGCTTGAAACATATTTTCAGGTTATTGTGTGTTCCTTCTCAGTGGTTACGAAACGTGCTGAAGTTTTCTGCACTAACTTCTTTCCGATTGTACTTACAGATCAtgcatgtttttttttttttttaatgatattttcaGTTGGTAAGACAAGCTGGATATGCTAAGACTGCCTGAAGTGGCTAACTAACTAAGCCAAATATATGATTGTGACATGCATAAGGAATCCTGACTAGCATTTTCTGGACTTTCACTGTATAATGTACAGTGTCACCCACTACccatcaaaattatatatgtatacatatGGAGGGTTTCAAGAATTTGTCTTTGGCTGTCTAatgagatatatatatatgttgtaTATGTTGCTCGTATTAAACTAATCTTATTACTAGAGAGTTAAATACTTTATTTCTATGGGTATTATACAGGTTTCTTTATCTTCCAGTTAATCACATTATTAACATATATGGAGTATGGTTGCAACTTACTACAGGATAACCAGTCATGTCTAATATATAACATACGCCTTCATGGGTGTTCTTAAACACCAGAATGACCTTGTTTGGGCTTCCATTTCTGAGGAGATTTGCTGTCTATTTGAACATGCTAACAAAGAAATCCAATTTCATTTCTTCACATCACAGCCCatttacaaaaagaaagatttgCTTCATGCACCGAACAGATCAAATCAAAATGATGGGTAGACGTCCACTTGTGTATTTGTTAGGTTAAAACTTAGCCACAAAATTGTTATTGCTTatagataattatataaaaatatagtaaattgCCATGTTAagctaattaataattcattaattcaATATACACGATAAAATTCTGATAAagtatccttttattttttctataaaattctgatataaaattaaatgtgtCGTACTGAATAATTAGATGAGGGTTAGATTTTTTTCCTGTTAACTAAGAAAAGAATTTGTCAAGCAAATACAACACATGATTATCAAGAACATGATTAGGATGTGAGGCCAGATGGATTCATGGAACAACCCTATTTATGGGTGACTTATGATGTGAATTTACATAGGCAGCATAAACAAAATCATATCAAACTAAAGCTCTATTAAATTAGTACAAATCAATGTTGGGTGTGATTTGATGCTTGAAAATTATGCTTTTCACAGGCTCATGCTAATCACAGTTATCATAAGCCGCTAATTATCACCATCACCAACGTATCTTTCTGctctttttaaaagatatttccTTGTAACTTTAGAAAAACAGGTACATGAACAAGAGATAACACcagcttaattaatttcttgttattttaaaCTATAATCATAGCCGCCAAAATCAAGCATGCCATTGATATGAGTGATTGGAGATTGCCCCGGCTGGTTAGCAGGCAAATGTATAATGATAAAACCATTCACCAA is a window encoding:
- the LOC8271169 gene encoding histidine-containing phosphotransfer protein 4, with the protein product MDRKHLHHQIGYMRKSLFDQGYLDDQFMQLEDLQDDANPNFVEEIVTSFYGDSARLIQNIEQALVNRPVDFGKLDDYMHQFKGSSSSIGAKKVKMECTQFREYCCAGNIEGCIRTFKQLKQEHATLRRKLETYFQLVRQAGYAKTA